GGTTTGGCCAGGGTTTTGAATCCATCCTGTTCGAACACCAATTTGATCGGGACTATTATCTTCTTTAATCCGAATTTGATCACCTTGTTTTTGAATGATATTATACTGTCCCGTATTAGGGTAGTAGGTTTTTTCAAAATCTTCGGTGTCTTCCCCTAAAACAAAACGATCCACTTCTTGACCATTTATTTTGATTAAAGCGACAATGGCATGTTCGTCAGTATTTTTTGAATAAATAGCTGCCGTTACGATATTAGGTAAAAAAGAAATAAAAATACACAAAACAATGATGATGTAATCAAAAGGTTTCATTTGTTTTAATACTGATCTCATATTGCCTCCTTTGAGGTAATTACCCTGTTAGTCATAGTTTTTATTTAATAAAAAGATGGGGAATCACTCGTTATCCTCTATTGTAATAAATTTCAGCATTTTTTTCTAGCAATTTAATAGAAAATTTGATAATATAAGGAATGTGCGAAAATCACTATTGTTAGCAACGTAATTTATATAAAGGAGAATTTAATCGCAATGAGTTTAAATGCAGAATTAAGAACAGCTACTGGATCAAGTGCATCCCGTCATGCTCGTAAAGAAGGAAAAATCCCTACATCACTATATGGTAAAACAGTTGAACCTGTTTCACTATTAATTAATCGTGCTGATTTTGAAGCTTTATTAAAAGCAGAAGGAATTAACGCCGTTTTTGATTTGAATTATGATAACAAAGTTCAAAAAGTATGGATTAAAAGTTATGAACGTGCATCATTAAAAGATGAAGTTTATAGTTTAGATTTAGAAGCTATTTCAGCTGACCAAAAATTAACTGTTGAAATTCCATTACGTCTTGTAAATCCTGAAACGGTTCAAGAAGGTATTGTTGAATTAGTTGTTAATGCTGTTACAGTTGAAACAACACCAGATGATATTCCTAGCCATTTTGAATATGATGTGACAGGTATGGTGATTGGTGATACACGTGTCGTTTCTGATTTAGAAGTTCCTGCAGGTGTTGTTGTTTTAGATGACCCTGAAATGACTATTATTACCGTTTCTGCACCAACTGAAGAACCAGTTGAAACGGATGAAGAAGAAGCAGAACCAGAAGTAATTGGTGAAGCAGACGCTGAGTAATTTACTTTACGTTTAATCCAGTAACAATAGCGAAAATACGCTGTTGTTACTGGCTTTTTTGTTTCATTGTTTTATGGTTCATGAATATTGGTTAATATGGTAAAATGATAATAAAACATTGGAGGGTGAATGAGTTGAAAGCAACAGCTGAATTTAAAGAGCGGGTTATCCAAGCGGCTAAAGAAATTGGCATTGATAAAATTGGTTTTGCTTCAGCTGAACCTTTTGATCATATGGAAGCATCCCTTAAAGCGCAAAAGGCTGCCGGGCATACGACGGGATTTGAGCACCCCATTATCGAAGAACGTATTTATCCTGAACGCATTTTTAAACAACCAAAAACAATTATCGCGATTGCTTTAGCGTATCCGAGTCAACTAAAAGATCCTTTGCCACAAGCAAAAGGGGAGCGAAGAGGCTTCTTTTCAAGAGCTTCTTGGGGAATAGATTATCATGATGTCTTAAGACAACATATGAATCAATTAGTTGAAGTCTTACAGGCTGAATTTGCCGAGGCACATTTTAAACCGATGGTTGATACAGGTGAATTAATGGATGTTGCGACTGCACAACGTGCTGGCTTAGGGTTTATTGGGCGGAATGGCTTGTTAATTACCGAAGAATTTGGGTCATATGTCTATTTAGGCGAGATTATAA
This window of the Fundicoccus culcitae genome carries:
- a CDS encoding NusG domain II-containing protein — encoded protein: MRSVLKQMKPFDYIIIVLCIFISFLPNIVTAAIYSKNTDEHAIVALIKINGQEVDRFVLGEDTEDFEKTYYPNTGQYNIIQKQGDQIRIKEDNSPDQIGVRTGWIQNPGQTAICLPHGLVIEIQGEMEEDPLILPL
- a CDS encoding 50S ribosomal protein L25 → MSLNAELRTATGSSASRHARKEGKIPTSLYGKTVEPVSLLINRADFEALLKAEGINAVFDLNYDNKVQKVWIKSYERASLKDEVYSLDLEAISADQKLTVEIPLRLVNPETVQEGIVELVVNAVTVETTPDDIPSHFEYDVTGMVIGDTRVVSDLEVPAGVVVLDDPEMTIITVSAPTEEPVETDEEEAEPEVIGEADAE